Proteins encoded in a region of the Gemmatimonadota bacterium genome:
- a CDS encoding type II toxin-antitoxin system RelE/ParE family toxin: MRFIETPVFTALLRRTLDDASYRALQLALLLRPEQGAIIAGSGGLRKLRVALPPRGKRGGLRVIYYWDAVSGTLYLLYLYKKSEHGDLTPSQVKQLRHVVEEEFG; this comes from the coding sequence TTGCGGTTCATCGAGACCCCGGTCTTCACCGCCCTCCTCCGGCGTACGCTTGATGACGCCTCGTATCGCGCGTTGCAGCTCGCCTTGCTGCTGCGCCCGGAACAGGGCGCCATCATCGCCGGATCGGGCGGACTGCGGAAGCTGCGCGTCGCGCTTCCGCCACGCGGGAAGCGTGGAGGGCTACGGGTCATCTACTATTGGGACGCCGTGAGCGGGACGCTCTATCTCCTGTATCTCTACAAGAAGAGCGAACACGGCGACCTGACACCATCGCAGGTGAAGCAGTTACGCCACGTCGTCGAAGAGGAGTTCGGGTGA
- a CDS encoding helix-turn-helix domain-containing protein: MKTDAFAELLTSVRQAGRVRRGASPRGRVTTFRPADVRAVRQKLGTTQAEFALMIGVSVSTLRNWEQGRRTPDGPALALLRVAARNPQAVAEALHAPRRRGVA, translated from the coding sequence GTGAAGACAGACGCATTCGCGGAGTTGCTGACGAGCGTTCGCCAGGCCGGTCGTGTGCGACGCGGAGCATCGCCTCGGGGACGCGTGACGACGTTCCGACCGGCCGACGTACGCGCCGTGCGCCAGAAGCTCGGGACGACGCAGGCCGAGTTCGCGCTGATGATCGGCGTGAGCGTCTCCACGCTGCGCAACTGGGAGCAGGGACGGCGGACGCCGGACGGCCCGGCGCTGGCATTGCTCAGGGTGGCGGCGCGGAACCCGCAGGCGGTGGCGGAAGCGTTGCACGCACCGAGGCGGCGGGGTGTGGCGTGA
- a CDS encoding PQQ-dependent sugar dehydrogenase, producing the protein MIRSSSLVLAVTVAASACAARTSARPNDAALPADVVQTAFHDFRVVEVARGLVNPSALEFTPEGDLLVTERPGRLRIIRKGVLLPDSVAGLPPIQALGRGARKMSGLEQAGLRDVVLHPDFATNRLLYISYVKPGADSLGSLAVVRGRFERDRLTNVQEVFHARADGNGTSRASMWGGRLAFDRQRYLYITLGDRQWPSTGDLTAHPAQRLSVHNGKTVRLHDDGRIPADNPFVNTPGALPETWTSGHRNAQGLAVHPVTGDVWSNEHGPQGGDEVNLLRSGRNYGWPVVGYGVNYTTGRAIHEGTLREGMEPPAFVWVPSIGVSGMIFYTGNAFPGWKGDMLVGGMSGQRLVRLRLNGQRIVRQEDLLRDIGRVRDVEQGPDGLVYLALDGGTRDADGPPTAILRLEPVGKR; encoded by the coding sequence ATGATCCGCTCCTCCTCGTTGGTGCTGGCCGTTACCGTCGCCGCGTCGGCCTGCGCCGCTCGCACCTCCGCGCGCCCTAACGACGCCGCGCTCCCGGCAGACGTCGTCCAGACCGCGTTCCACGACTTCCGGGTCGTCGAGGTGGCGCGTGGGCTCGTCAACCCGTCCGCCCTCGAGTTCACGCCGGAGGGGGACCTGCTCGTGACCGAGCGCCCCGGGCGACTGCGCATCATCCGCAAGGGAGTCCTCCTCCCCGACTCGGTGGCGGGGCTCCCGCCCATCCAGGCACTCGGCCGAGGCGCGCGGAAGATGTCGGGACTCGAGCAGGCCGGGCTGCGCGATGTCGTCCTGCATCCGGACTTCGCGACCAACCGGCTGCTCTACATCAGTTACGTCAAGCCCGGCGCCGATTCGTTAGGCAGCCTGGCCGTGGTCCGCGGGCGCTTCGAGCGTGACCGCCTGACGAACGTGCAGGAGGTCTTCCACGCGCGCGCGGACGGCAACGGCACCTCGCGTGCCTCCATGTGGGGCGGTCGGCTCGCCTTCGACCGACAGCGCTACCTCTACATCACGCTCGGCGACCGCCAGTGGCCCTCCACCGGCGACCTCACCGCGCACCCGGCGCAGCGGCTTTCCGTTCACAACGGCAAGACCGTCCGCCTGCACGACGACGGACGCATCCCCGCCGACAACCCGTTCGTGAACACGCCCGGAGCGCTCCCCGAGACCTGGACCTCCGGGCATCGCAACGCACAGGGGCTGGCCGTCCATCCGGTGACGGGCGACGTCTGGAGCAACGAGCACGGCCCGCAGGGGGGCGATGAGGTGAACCTCCTCCGTTCGGGGCGCAACTACGGCTGGCCGGTGGTGGGCTACGGGGTGAACTACACCACCGGACGCGCCATCCACGAGGGGACGTTGCGCGAGGGGATGGAGCCCCCGGCGTTCGTCTGGGTCCCGTCCATCGGCGTGAGCGGGATGATCTTCTACACGGGGAATGCATTCCCCGGCTGGAAGGGCGACATGCTGGTGGGCGGGATGAGCGGCCAGCGACTCGTCAGGCTGCGGCTCAACGGGCAGCGCATTGTGCGGCAGGAGGACTTGTTGCGCGACATTGGTCGCGTGCGCGACGTGGAGCAGGGGCCAGACGGGTTGGTCTACCTTGCGCTCGACGGCGGCACGCGTGACGCGGACGGGCCGCCGACGGCGATCTTGCGGCTGGAGCCGGTGGGGAAGCGCTGA
- a CDS encoding HNH endonuclease, whose translation MRKAYLGVTDFDWYEQLAHARDCQEINFWQPGGRHLFKVLSAGDLFLFKLHSPNNYIVGGAFFETASLLPVSLAWETFRDGNGVRSLAEMRERIAKYRREPLRTGDDPVIGNIILQHPFFFRRDAWIPMPPDFSLNTVQGKTYDLDAGTGRDLWRALEANMSTAALIGAAPMVAEGTTMRMFSDPVLARRRLGQGGFRVSVTDTYDRRCAVTNEHTLPVLEAAHIRPVSEGGVHSITNGLLLRSDVHTLFDRGYVTVTPDYRFRVSTRLRADWNNGHVYYAQQDLAINLPGDKSKWPDRVHLEWHADVVFLK comes from the coding sequence ATGCGCAAAGCCTACCTCGGCGTCACCGACTTCGACTGGTACGAGCAGCTCGCGCACGCGCGCGATTGCCAGGAAATCAACTTCTGGCAGCCCGGTGGTCGTCACCTCTTCAAGGTGCTCTCAGCGGGCGACCTGTTCCTCTTCAAGCTCCACAGCCCCAACAACTACATCGTCGGTGGCGCTTTCTTCGAGACCGCGTCGCTTCTGCCGGTTTCGCTGGCGTGGGAGACCTTTCGGGATGGGAATGGCGTCCGATCGCTCGCCGAGATGCGCGAGCGGATCGCGAAGTACCGCCGGGAGCCGCTGCGCACCGGGGACGACCCGGTCATCGGCAACATCATCCTCCAGCATCCGTTCTTCTTCCGAAGAGACGCGTGGATTCCGATGCCGCCGGACTTCTCGCTGAACACGGTGCAGGGGAAGACGTATGACCTCGACGCCGGCACTGGGCGAGACCTCTGGCGGGCGCTGGAGGCGAACATGTCGACCGCGGCGCTCATTGGTGCCGCGCCAATGGTGGCAGAGGGAACGACGATGCGGATGTTCTCGGATCCCGTGCTCGCGCGCCGGCGCCTGGGTCAGGGAGGCTTTCGCGTCTCTGTTACCGACACGTACGATCGCCGCTGCGCCGTCACCAACGAGCACACGCTCCCCGTCCTCGAGGCGGCGCACATCCGCCCGGTGTCAGAGGGGGGCGTACACTCCATCACCAACGGCCTGCTGCTCCGCTCCGATGTGCACACGCTCTTCGATCGCGGCTACGTGACGGTGACGCCAGACTACAGGTTCCGGGTGAGCACACGGCTACGCGCGGACTGGAACAACGGGCACGTGTACTACGCGCAGCAGGACCTCGCGATCAACCTACCCGGGGACAAGTCGAAGTGGCCCGACCGGGTGCACCTCGAATGGCACGCGGACGTCGTCTTCCTCAAATGA
- a CDS encoding DUF2283 domain-containing protein, producing MKVKYFKDTDTALLEFSDEIVDETREISENVCVDLDKDGNLVSMTIEHAAQVAQLPQVSLEQFGADAAS from the coding sequence ATGAAGGTGAAGTACTTCAAGGATACCGACACCGCGCTCCTGGAGTTTTCCGACGAGATTGTCGACGAAACACGCGAGATCTCGGAGAACGTGTGTGTCGATCTCGACAAGGACGGCAATCTCGTGAGCATGACCATCGAGCACGCGGCGCAGGTGGCGCAGCTCCCGCAGGTGAGTCTCGAACAGTTCGGTGCCGACGCGGCGTCGTGA
- a CDS encoding PIN domain-containing protein, whose amino-acid sequence MIYTLDTNVLVDALRQPGELDRLKAFLSWALPSTVLSSVVVAELTAGARTAKAREALEDQFLAPFERRGRILAPSAAAWRRAATVTGATTAAPSANRFNDVLLACQAREFGWTIVTRDADFGAIRRSVTGLKVAAPFPARP is encoded by the coding sequence TTGATCTACACCCTCGACACCAACGTTCTCGTCGACGCGCTTCGGCAACCGGGCGAACTCGACCGCCTGAAGGCGTTCCTCAGCTGGGCGTTGCCTTCCACCGTTCTGTCGAGCGTCGTCGTCGCGGAACTGACGGCCGGCGCGCGCACCGCGAAGGCCCGCGAGGCGCTCGAGGATCAGTTCCTGGCGCCGTTCGAGCGGCGCGGGCGCATTCTCGCGCCGAGTGCCGCGGCGTGGCGGCGAGCGGCGACCGTCACTGGCGCTACCACGGCCGCCCCATCGGCCAATCGCTTCAACGACGTGCTCCTCGCATGCCAGGCGCGCGAGTTCGGGTGGACGATTGTCACACGGGACGCAGACTTCGGCGCGATCCGCCGTTCGGTCACCGGGCTGAAGGTCGCGGCGCCGTTCCCCGCGCGCCCGTAG
- a CDS encoding PIG-L family deacetylase produces MSALTRRSLRALLTTLALLAGPQLAPAQQPAPAPTALGAPPRVLLIGTRPEDEDNALIAWLSLFRHYDVGVLSLTRGEDTPNLAGPEHEAPLAVVRTAELLAVRQRDGARQFFTRAYDFGATRVDSIVAREWPRDSLLRDVVSVIRAFRPHVIIALTSTSDTIDATRRLSAELAAEAFAVADDSVRMPALLTGRLPRWRVGRLYTLDRGGAAGGARTLSIDVGAFDGRSGRSYAELGATFRQLQRTLGPPVAPSVGPMLRTLRLDSTRVGDAPSLLAGVDTTWAHFANGVPDEAVAQLDTLQREIAAVRAAVRDAPMAAEGAERAGVSAALAEALARVAARTTAVRVALPCRDESGVPICEGDTGDLAMSLGALRERATRGMLAAAGVVLDGTVARALVAAGDSVPVTVAIYNGGLAPITVRRVAAFNGNALSVLAREATITIPPDSTARLTGWVRVTAPTFHWWQVDGLVTGTSLHVRRARSRGAVVPQLIAGEERIRTSGVEATIALGGVDVPVIAAPLAYRDRDMLRGDVSYPLAGVPPVSILLDRMSEFVRANTPVDRFFRVFIRSARATPDTLAVRLRLPVGLTADSLTRTVALPPFGSRNLFFRLRGTLRPGTDTIAAAALSLVRRARELSPGVISMDPVGEVRHGSITREYPHIPRQQFVRFANDRVEAVDLRVPSRLKVAYVRGAEDLRLTLAQLNVTPQLLEPALLSVVNLSAFTTVLVGNGALASDAMQAAVPALQRFVQGGGTLVILSGGREVGESALLPFPITFDSTPRRLRDVTQPVQLTAPRARLLTWPNAITARDFERWEGDRARNVPRAFDARYDAILSMRDAADSPVTGTLLTARVGRGTVVFSALSLDAQLESSVPGAARLLVNLLSAGLAAGG; encoded by the coding sequence ATGTCCGCCCTCACGCGCCGCTCCCTCCGCGCGCTGCTCACCACCCTCGCCCTGCTCGCCGGGCCGCAACTGGCACCGGCGCAACAGCCCGCGCCCGCGCCCACCGCGCTCGGCGCGCCGCCCCGCGTCCTCCTCATCGGCACCCGCCCCGAGGACGAGGACAACGCACTCATCGCCTGGCTCTCGCTCTTCCGGCACTACGACGTTGGCGTCCTCTCGCTCACCCGCGGCGAAGACACGCCGAACCTGGCCGGTCCCGAGCACGAGGCACCGCTGGCGGTGGTGCGCACGGCCGAGCTGCTGGCGGTGCGGCAGCGCGATGGGGCGCGGCAGTTCTTCACGCGCGCCTACGACTTCGGCGCCACGCGCGTGGACTCGATCGTGGCGCGCGAGTGGCCGCGCGACTCGCTGCTGCGCGACGTGGTGAGCGTGATCCGCGCCTTTCGCCCGCACGTGATCATTGCGCTCACCAGCACCTCCGACACCATCGATGCCACGCGGCGCCTTTCGGCGGAGCTGGCCGCCGAGGCGTTCGCGGTGGCCGATGATAGCGTGCGCATGCCAGCGCTGCTCACCGGTCGACTGCCGCGCTGGCGGGTGGGGCGGCTGTACACGCTGGACCGCGGGGGCGCCGCGGGGGGCGCGCGCACCCTTTCCATAGATGTAGGCGCCTTCGACGGGCGCTCCGGCAGGAGCTACGCGGAACTGGGCGCGACGTTCCGCCAGCTGCAGCGCACGCTGGGGCCGCCGGTGGCCCCGTCGGTGGGGCCGATGCTGCGCACGCTGCGCCTGGACAGCACGCGCGTGGGCGACGCGCCCTCGCTCCTGGCCGGCGTGGACACCACCTGGGCGCACTTCGCCAATGGGGTGCCTGACGAGGCCGTGGCACAGCTCGACACCCTGCAGCGGGAGATAGCGGCCGTGCGGGCGGCGGTGCGCGATGCACCCATGGCCGCCGAGGGCGCCGAGCGCGCGGGGGTGAGCGCGGCACTCGCGGAGGCGCTGGCGCGCGTCGCGGCGCGTACCACGGCGGTGCGCGTCGCACTCCCCTGCCGGGACGAGTCGGGGGTCCCGATCTGCGAAGGGGATACCGGTGACCTGGCGATGTCACTCGGCGCCCTGCGCGAGCGTGCGACGCGCGGCATGCTCGCGGCGGCCGGTGTGGTGCTCGACGGAACGGTCGCGCGGGCGTTGGTTGCGGCTGGCGACTCGGTGCCGGTCACGGTCGCGATCTACAACGGAGGTCTCGCTCCAATCACGGTCCGCCGGGTCGCGGCCTTCAACGGTAACGCGCTGTCGGTCCTCGCGCGCGAGGCGACCATCACGATCCCGCCCGACAGCACGGCGCGACTCACGGGATGGGTGCGCGTGACGGCACCGACGTTTCATTGGTGGCAGGTCGATGGGCTCGTGACCGGAACGTCGCTGCACGTGCGGCGCGCGCGCTCGCGTGGCGCGGTGGTTCCGCAGCTCATCGCGGGTGAAGAACGCATCCGCACCTCGGGGGTGGAGGCGACGATCGCCCTGGGAGGCGTCGACGTGCCGGTGATCGCGGCGCCGCTCGCCTATCGCGACCGCGACATGCTCCGCGGCGACGTGTCGTACCCGCTCGCCGGCGTCCCGCCGGTGTCGATCCTGCTCGACCGCATGTCGGAGTTTGTCCGCGCCAACACCCCGGTCGATCGCTTCTTCCGCGTCTTCATCCGCTCGGCGCGCGCGACCCCCGATACGCTGGCCGTGCGCCTGCGCCTCCCGGTTGGACTCACCGCCGATTCGCTCACGCGCACGGTGGCGCTCCCGCCGTTCGGCAGCCGCAACCTCTTCTTTCGCCTGCGAGGGACGCTGCGTCCCGGCACCGACACGATCGCCGCGGCCGCGCTGAGCCTGGTGCGGCGTGCGCGCGAGCTCTCACCCGGCGTCATCAGCATGGACCCGGTGGGCGAAGTGCGACACGGCAGCATCACACGCGAGTATCCGCACATCCCCAGGCAGCAGTTCGTGCGCTTCGCCAACGATCGTGTCGAAGCGGTCGACCTGCGTGTCCCCTCGCGGCTCAAGGTGGCCTACGTGCGGGGCGCCGAGGACCTGCGCCTGACGCTGGCCCAGCTCAACGTGACGCCGCAACTCCTGGAGCCGGCGCTGCTCTCGGTCGTCAACCTCTCGGCGTTCACGACGGTGCTGGTGGGGAACGGGGCGCTGGCGTCAGACGCCATGCAAGCGGCGGTCCCCGCGCTGCAGCGCTTCGTGCAGGGCGGCGGCACGCTGGTGATCCTCTCCGGCGGGCGCGAGGTGGGGGAGAGCGCGCTCCTCCCGTTCCCGATCACCTTCGACAGCACCCCGCGGCGGTTGCGCGACGTGACCCAGCCTGTGCAGCTGACGGCACCGCGTGCGCGCCTGCTCACCTGGCCTAACGCGATCACGGCGCGGGACTTCGAACGCTGGGAGGGGGATCGGGCGCGCAACGTGCCTCGGGCGTTCGACGCGCGCTACGACGCGATCCTCTCGATGCGTGATGCCGCGGACAGCCCGGTAACCGGCACCCTGCTGACCGCGCGCGTGGGGCGGGGGACGGTGGTCTTCTCGGCGCTGTCGCTCGATGCGCAGCTCGAATCGTCGGTGCCCGGCGCGGCGCGCCTGCTGGTGAACCTGCTCTCGGCGGGGCTGGCGGCGGGGGGGTGA